The DNA segment ATAAACAATGTTGACCATCAATACTATACGAGTATCTTGGCACCCTGTCTCCTGTCACACACTTGGATACAGGCAAAAAGGATTCCTGTTATGAACATTCTCGTTATCAATTGCGGCAGTTCTTCATTGAAATACCAGCTTCGAAATATAAACACCCAGAGAGTCATGGCGAGCGGCGTGGTGGAACGGATAGGTGAGTCCATGGGCCAAATCACACAAAGATCTTTTCCAGACAAATGGCCTGATACCAAGGATACGGAAGAATTGCCCATTCTCAATCACGAGGCTGCGATGAAGCTTATGGTTTCAAAACTCACCAATGGAGTTATCCAATCCCCTCATGAAATCGACGCAATAGGACATAGAGTTGTTCAGGGGGGTGAATCTTTCTCTCACCCAGTATTGGTCGATGAAAATGTCATGAATACGATCAAAGATAATATCCCACTCGCCCCCCTTCACAACCCTGCCAACCTCATAGGCCTTGAACAGGCAATGATCCTGTTCCCCGAAACACCAAATGTTGCAGTATTTGATACCGAATTCCATCAAACACTTCCAAGGCATGCCTATATGTATCCTGTGCCGAAGATATTTTATGAACAGTTCAAGGTACGCAAATACGGCTTTCATGGCACTTCACATAAATATGTTAGTAAAACAGCATCAGTCTTTATCGGACAAAAAATTGAAGAGACCAGTCTCATTACTGTGCATCTTGGTAATGGCTGCTCCATGGCTGCCATAAAAAATGGTAAATGCATTGAGACTTCTATGGGCTTGACTCCGTTGGCTGGCCTCATGATGGGGACTCGATGTGGAGATATTGACCCGGCTTTTCATATTTTTCTTGCAAAAAACAAAGGATTACCCCTCTCCGAGATTGATATATTACTCAATAAATCAAGTGGATTATTAGGAATATGTAGAAAGAACGACATGCGTGACATCCATGAAGCCCGGCTTCACGGTGACGACGATGCACAGCTTGCTTTCGAGATGTTTACCTACCGGGTCAAGGCAACCATCGGTGCCTATCTTGCGATCCTCGGATCGGTGAACGCCATTGTTTTCACTGCTGGCATCGGAGAAAATGATCCTGATGTCAGGTCTATGGCATGTGATGGTTTAGAGAATTTCGGTATCAATATTGACCCCACAAAAAATAATGAAAAAACCGCCGAGGCACGGTATATTAATACTGAACAGAGTCGGATCAAAGTTCTCGTGGTCCCCACCAACGAGGAATTAGAAATCGCGAAAGCCACGGCAGAAGTCGTCAATGACTAAGGGCGTAATCCCCAGAATATATACGTAATTGACACAATAGAATGGAGCACATCATGCCAAAGAAAATGAAAACCATGGATGGCAATACTGCTGCAGCGCACGTAGCGTACGCTCTCACTGAGACAGCTGCAATTTACCCTATTACCCCATCATCGACTATGGGTGAAATTGCCGAAGAGTGGGCAGCGCAAGGCCGCAAGAATATTTTTGGCCAGCAGGTCAAAATTCGGCAACTCCAATCCGAAGCAGGTGCAGCAGGAGCAGTTCATGGTGGCCTCGCAGGCGGCACCTTAACGACGACTTTTACCGCTTCCCAAGGTCTTCTTCTCATGATCCCCAATATGTACAAAATAGCAGGCGAACTGCTCCCTGGTGTTTTTCATGTTTCGGCCAGGGCAATAGCAGCCCACGCTCTCTCAATCTTCGGGGACCATCAGGATGTGATGGCATGCCGTCAAACAGGGTTTGCCATGCTTGCCTCTGCTTCGGTTCAGGAGGTTATGGATTTGTCTTTGGTTGCACATTTATCAG comes from the Pseudodesulfovibrio piezophilus C1TLV30 genome and includes:
- a CDS encoding acetate kinase, whose protein sequence is MNILVINCGSSSLKYQLRNINTQRVMASGVVERIGESMGQITQRSFPDKWPDTKDTEELPILNHEAAMKLMVSKLTNGVIQSPHEIDAIGHRVVQGGESFSHPVLVDENVMNTIKDNIPLAPLHNPANLIGLEQAMILFPETPNVAVFDTEFHQTLPRHAYMYPVPKIFYEQFKVRKYGFHGTSHKYVSKTASVFIGQKIEETSLITVHLGNGCSMAAIKNGKCIETSMGLTPLAGLMMGTRCGDIDPAFHIFLAKNKGLPLSEIDILLNKSSGLLGICRKNDMRDIHEARLHGDDDAQLAFEMFTYRVKATIGAYLAILGSVNAIVFTAGIGENDPDVRSMACDGLENFGINIDPTKNNEKTAEARYINTEQSRIKVLVVPTNEELEIAKATAEVVND